A genomic stretch from Malus domestica chromosome 15, GDT2T_hap1 includes:
- the LOC139191990 gene encoding uncharacterized protein, which translates to MKARQREHLAKKAKEGKETAEEAVGKVKAGAGELKSDLAEKAKEAKETTEEAAFKVKAAAEELKSDLAEKAKEAKETAEEAAGKVKAGAEELKSGTQKRLHQLKDKGRELWYGAFRSIASGDLLEGLMSVAHLFGLATAYGMCMWITLVSSHVLAGSLPPQQFGMVQSKIYKVYFKAMAYSVRMALLGHLWRHRSSLFRGKSADMLHNYNLIAALSMILFNMMYLEPRSTKIVLI; encoded by the exons ATGAAGGCGAGACAGCGCGAACACTTGGCGAAAAAAGCGAAAGAAGGGAAGGAGACTGCGGAGGAAGCAGTTGGTAAGGTGAAGGCTGGAGCGGGGGAGCTCAAAAGTGACTTGGcggaaaaagcaaaagaagctAAAGAGACTACGGAGGAAGCAGCTTTTAAGGTGAAGGCTGCAGCGGAGGAGCTCAAAAGTGACTTGGCTGAAAAAGCGAAAGAAGCGAAAGAGACTGCGGAGGAAGCAGCTGGTAAGGTTAAGGCTGGAGCGGAGGAGCTCAAAAGTGGGACCCAGAAGAGGCTGCATCAGTTGAAGGACAAAGGAAGAGAGTTATGGTACGGTGCATTCAGGTCCATAGCATCGGGTGACTTACTGGAGGGTTTGATGTCCGTGGCGCATCTGTTCGGGCTGGCTACGGCTTACGGGATGTGCATGTGGATTACGTTGGTGTCGAGCCACGTGTTGGCGGGGAGCCTGCCGCCGCAGCAGTTTGGGATGGTACAGAGCAAGATTTACAAGGTTTATTTCAAGGCCATGGCGTACAGTGTTAGGATGGCATTGTTGGGTCATTTGTGGAGACATAGAAGTTCGTTGTTTCGAGGGAAGTCGGCGGATATGTTGCATAACTATAACCTTATCGCTGCCCTTTCCATGATCTTATTCAATATGATGTACTTGGAGCCTCGATCCACTAAG ATTGTTTTGATATAA